The Halonatronomonas betaini genome includes a region encoding these proteins:
- a CDS encoding replicative DNA helicase, producing the protein MPENNHEFQLLGILLQYPDQIDQAADELENRHFNNPQASLIYEELLKQFRRDGGISRTKLLLKLREGNLVNDPEEIMERLTSGYNSREELKPTIDLIKEDYQKKLLRQAANQLQELANDPDRTIDQYQSRAQEIVFTATSEASDLEKHIFSMEEALIKSYEYYIDRRNNLTDTGVQTGYMSLDRMIGGFKKGHLNVIAASTSMGKTAFAINIAQNILRRDIPVGIISLEMEAQEIVDRMIVQEAMVNAWKYSQGETSDSEDEKISSALNKMHEYPLMISDERGLNVAQIRARLRKFKSQLDELGLVIIDYLQMVKLPEDSAQNTARAVGEIVLQLRNMASELEVPIVLISQISRSFTSRQDKRPVLSDLRDSGNIEEIADGVIFLYREAHTSAAAREKAELEGTQGKTDIIIAKQRTGQTGLVNLHFDEDHIRFVDPENMSYEDAIPNAQ; encoded by the coding sequence ATGCCAGAGAACAACCATGAATTTCAATTATTAGGGATTCTGCTTCAGTATCCAGACCAGATCGATCAAGCTGCTGATGAACTGGAAAATAGACATTTTAATAATCCTCAGGCAAGTTTGATTTACGAGGAGTTACTCAAACAGTTTAGACGGGATGGCGGGATCTCCAGGACAAAGTTATTATTAAAACTTAGAGAGGGTAATCTTGTTAATGATCCTGAAGAGATCATGGAACGGCTTACTTCTGGCTATAACTCCAGAGAAGAATTAAAGCCAACTATTGACCTGATTAAGGAAGATTATCAGAAAAAACTTCTGCGTCAGGCAGCCAACCAGCTCCAGGAGCTGGCTAATGATCCTGATAGAACTATTGACCAGTATCAATCCCGGGCCCAGGAGATTGTCTTCACTGCGACAAGTGAGGCCAGTGATCTTGAAAAACATATCTTTTCTATGGAAGAGGCCTTAATAAAATCCTATGAATATTATATTGACCGTCGGAATAATTTAACTGATACCGGGGTTCAGACCGGTTATATGAGTTTGGATAGAATGATAGGGGGTTTCAAGAAAGGCCACCTGAATGTTATTGCTGCTTCCACTTCTATGGGTAAGACTGCTTTTGCTATTAATATTGCACAGAATATTCTCCGCCGGGATATTCCTGTTGGAATTATCTCACTTGAGATGGAGGCCCAGGAGATCGTTGACAGGATGATCGTTCAGGAAGCAATGGTTAATGCCTGGAAATACAGTCAGGGAGAAACCAGTGATTCTGAGGATGAGAAGATTTCAAGTGCTTTAAATAAGATGCATGAATATCCGCTGATGATCTCTGATGAGCGTGGTTTGAATGTTGCCCAGATTCGGGCCCGATTGCGAAAGTTTAAGTCACAGCTAGATGAGCTGGGGCTAGTAATTATTGATTATCTCCAGATGGTCAAATTACCTGAAGATAGTGCTCAGAATACAGCCAGAGCTGTCGGTGAAATCGTACTCCAGCTGAGAAATATGGCCTCAGAGCTTGAGGTCCCGATTGTATTGATATCACAGATCAGCCGTAGCTTTACAAGCAGACAGGATAAACGGCCTGTGCTCTCTGATCTTCGTGATTCAGGAAATATTGAAGAGATAGCTGATGGAGTTATCTTCCTTTATAGAGAGGCTCATACTTCAGCTGCTGCCAGGGAAAAGGCAGAACTTGAAGGAACCCAGGGTAAGACCGATATTATTATTGCCAAGCAGAGAACTGGCCAGACTGGACTGGTTAACCTCCATTTCGATGAGGATCATATCCGTTTTGTTGATCCTGAGAATATGTCTTATGAGGATGCGATCCCAAATGCCCAGTGA
- a CDS encoding DnaD domain protein → MDGGFWFRQEGISFKGSPASRTVSLGTDLINRGFLTQFPGSSLAAFLLLASKGAEVDAKELSLQELNCLIPGSLNEVITGLEYLQEREIIIFENLNDNQNKLDLRNLNKDDNIYISLNPSGLMPSQKDDDNACAARDDSELVKKLLEFFPGQPDSQALKQARAEISRWCDDFPPALIEELLNRVHKWLEHPQNPHERAHYYLRAIISDWYEKEIFSFEKLQEYDRLYRETRELARIYGFKNYHQLNPIQLETLQSWLKGGQGLSVQLACWAVKKAVKQKRDGRPSLDYIERNYIKPLKDAGIQNTEEAEAFFNERSKKYHRDKANGKNTADKTINIDEETEEDNFTCDLSWDNLEWEEPE, encoded by the coding sequence ATGGATGGTGGTTTCTGGTTTAGGCAGGAAGGTATTTCTTTTAAAGGATCCCCGGCAAGCAGGACAGTTTCACTTGGCACTGACCTGATCAACCGGGGTTTTTTAACCCAGTTTCCTGGTTCCAGTCTGGCTGCATTTTTATTGCTGGCCAGCAAAGGAGCTGAGGTCGATGCGAAAGAGCTAAGTTTACAGGAGTTAAACTGCTTAATACCTGGCTCTTTAAATGAGGTTATTACTGGTTTAGAATATTTACAGGAAAGGGAAATTATCATTTTTGAAAATTTAAATGATAATCAGAATAAACTTGATTTAAGGAATTTAAATAAAGATGATAATATCTATATCTCTTTAAATCCATCAGGACTAATGCCTAGCCAGAAAGACGATGATAATGCCTGTGCTGCTAGAGATGATAGCGAGTTAGTTAAGAAACTTTTAGAGTTTTTTCCTGGCCAGCCTGATTCTCAAGCTCTAAAACAGGCTAGAGCTGAGATTAGCCGCTGGTGCGATGATTTCCCTCCAGCTTTAATAGAAGAGCTCTTAAATAGGGTCCATAAATGGCTGGAGCATCCACAGAACCCCCATGAGAGAGCTCATTATTACTTACGGGCTATTATTTCTGACTGGTATGAAAAGGAGATTTTTAGCTTTGAAAAGCTCCAGGAATATGATAGACTATACCGGGAGACCCGTGAACTGGCCAGAATTTATGGTTTTAAGAATTATCATCAACTAAATCCTATTCAACTTGAGACGTTACAAAGTTGGCTTAAAGGTGGTCAGGGGCTTTCTGTGCAACTTGCCTGCTGGGCTGTTAAAAAAGCTGTTAAACAGAAACGGGATGGCCGGCCTTCCCTTGATTATATTGAAAGGAATTATATTAAACCTTTAAAGGATGCAGGTATTCAAAATACTGAAGAGGCTGAGGCTTTTTTCAATGAAAGAAGTAAAAAGTACCATCGAGATAAAGCTAATGGTAAAAATACTGCAGACAAAACTATTAATATAGATGAAGAAACCGAGGAAGATAATTTTACATGTGATTTAAGCTGGGACAACCTTGAATGGGAAGAACCAGAATGA
- a CDS encoding adenylosuccinate synthase, with the protein MPRGLNKVLVGAQWGDEGKGKITDMLAREADVVVRYGGGNNAGHTVVVKDDKFELHLIPSGILQKNTICMIGNGVVVDLKVLVEEMEMLEDRGISLENFYLSKTAHLVLPYHRILDNLEEKRKADDKIGTTGRGIGPAYTDKVARRGLRVLDIFNESRFTEKLKKALEYHNAILHGVYGEDKISVDEIKAEILPLADKLAPYVTNTPYLLEKYRQDRKKIFFEGAQGSLLDIDFGTYPFVTSSNPGSGGVTSGTGFGPKYIDSVIGVAKAYLTRVGEGPFPTELHGSTGDLLRDKGREFGVTTGRPRRCGWLDLPALRYASIVNGFTELVLTKLDVLSGFDKLKVCTAYKINGEKTKNFPADLLDCDNVEPVYETLPGWNVDISGMRDIIELPENARCYLDIIENEVDLPISYISTGPERRECIRKPVRKGLFF; encoded by the coding sequence ATGCCACGCGGTTTAAACAAAGTTTTAGTTGGCGCCCAGTGGGGCGATGAAGGTAAAGGAAAAATAACTGATATGCTGGCCAGAGAAGCTGATGTTGTCGTTAGATATGGTGGAGGAAATAATGCCGGGCATACAGTCGTTGTAAAAGATGATAAATTTGAATTACATTTAATACCTTCTGGAATATTGCAAAAAAACACTATTTGTATGATTGGAAACGGTGTAGTTGTCGATTTAAAAGTACTTGTCGAAGAGATGGAAATGCTAGAAGATAGAGGAATTAGTCTTGAAAACTTTTATTTGAGTAAAACTGCACATTTAGTATTACCCTATCATAGAATACTGGATAACTTAGAAGAAAAAAGGAAAGCTGACGATAAAATAGGTACAACAGGCCGGGGAATTGGTCCTGCTTATACAGATAAAGTTGCCAGAAGAGGCCTGAGAGTTCTAGATATCTTCAATGAATCAAGATTTACTGAGAAACTTAAAAAAGCGCTCGAATATCATAATGCAATCCTTCATGGAGTTTATGGAGAAGATAAAATATCTGTAGATGAAATTAAAGCTGAAATCTTACCCCTTGCTGATAAATTGGCTCCATATGTTACTAATACCCCCTATCTGCTTGAAAAATACAGACAGGATCGCAAAAAGATCTTTTTTGAAGGAGCCCAGGGCAGCCTCTTAGATATAGATTTTGGTACATATCCATTTGTAACATCTTCCAACCCAGGCAGTGGAGGCGTAACCTCAGGAACCGGTTTTGGTCCTAAATATATAGATAGTGTAATTGGTGTAGCTAAAGCCTATCTCACTAGAGTCGGTGAAGGTCCATTTCCAACAGAACTTCACGGTAGTACTGGAGATCTTCTTAGAGATAAAGGTAGAGAGTTCGGTGTAACGACTGGTCGCCCCAGGAGATGTGGCTGGTTAGATCTACCTGCTCTCCGCTATGCCAGCATAGTTAATGGCTTTACCGAGTTAGTACTGACAAAATTAGATGTCTTAAGCGGTTTTGATAAACTAAAAGTCTGTACCGCCTATAAAATAAATGGCGAAAAGACCAAAAATTTCCCGGCAGACCTTTTAGATTGCGATAATGTGGAACCAGTCTATGAAACTTTACCTGGCTGGAATGTTGATATTTCAGGAATGCGGGATATAATAGAATTACCAGAAAATGCCCGCTGTTATTTAGATATTATAGAAAATGAAGTTGATCTACCGATATCATATATAAGTACAGGTCCAGAAAGACGAGAATGCATCAGAAAACCTGTCAGAAAAGGACTGTTTTTTTAG
- the purD gene encoding phosphoribosylamine--glycine ligase: protein MKVLVVGSGGREHALIWKLHQSDHVNKIYATPGNNGMEDLAELINIEAGDINKLADFAEEQKIDLTIVGPEEPLVAGIVNEFKDRHLRIFGPEKEAAMLEGSKVFAKRLLEKYDIPTAEYEVFTDPSTALKYLKDAEYPLVIKAEGPAQGQGAVICTGEPEAFRTVEKIMEDRIFGDAGERIVIENFLEGEEISVFALTDGETVLPFAEAVDYKAVFDGDEGPNTAGMGSYSPVHWLDEDLKEEIYEDIMYPTINALEEEGIHFQGVLYAVVIITASGPRVLEFNARFGDPETQAILPRLNNDLFELLNKTIDGRLAEVSIDMASLTVLTLVLASGGYPITHEEGFTITGLEEASHIDELIIFHAGTKKSGNSFITAGGRVLNLTVMEDGLMAAADLAYDLVDVVQFQDMHYRSDIGSDSLLAVDDDEIQIEENI from the coding sequence ATGAAAGTATTAGTAGTCGGGTCAGGCGGTAGAGAACATGCCCTGATCTGGAAATTACATCAGAGTGACCATGTCAATAAAATATATGCAACTCCAGGTAATAATGGTATGGAGGATCTTGCCGAGCTAATAAATATTGAGGCAGGAGATATTAATAAACTTGCAGATTTTGCCGAGGAACAGAAAATAGATTTAACTATTGTCGGTCCAGAAGAACCACTGGTTGCCGGCATAGTCAATGAATTTAAAGATCGGCATCTCAGGATATTTGGCCCTGAAAAAGAGGCTGCTATGCTTGAAGGCAGTAAAGTATTTGCCAAACGACTCCTGGAAAAGTATGATATTCCAACAGCTGAATATGAAGTCTTTACAGACCCATCAACAGCATTAAAATATTTAAAAGATGCCGAATATCCATTAGTTATCAAAGCTGAAGGTCCGGCCCAGGGCCAGGGAGCAGTAATTTGTACCGGCGAACCAGAAGCTTTTAGAACCGTTGAAAAGATAATGGAAGATAGGATTTTTGGTGATGCCGGTGAAAGAATTGTTATTGAGAATTTCTTAGAGGGTGAAGAGATTTCTGTCTTCGCCTTAACAGACGGCGAAACAGTTCTTCCATTTGCAGAAGCTGTTGATTACAAGGCAGTTTTTGATGGCGATGAAGGTCCAAATACAGCTGGAATGGGAAGTTACTCTCCGGTCCACTGGCTCGATGAAGATCTAAAAGAAGAGATCTATGAAGATATCATGTATCCAACAATCAATGCCCTGGAAGAAGAGGGAATTCATTTTCAAGGAGTGCTATATGCCGTTGTAATCATAACAGCTTCAGGTCCAAGAGTTCTGGAATTTAATGCTCGCTTTGGAGACCCTGAAACCCAGGCAATCCTGCCAAGGCTTAATAACGATCTCTTTGAATTATTAAATAAAACGATCGATGGCCGTCTGGCCGAAGTTTCAATAGATATGGCATCCTTAACCGTACTCACATTAGTACTTGCTTCAGGTGGTTATCCAATCACCCATGAAGAAGGCTTTACAATTACAGGTCTTGAAGAAGCAAGCCATATTGATGAGTTGATAATATTCCATGCCGGCACAAAAAAATCAGGCAACTCCTTTATTACAGCCGGCGGCAGAGTTCTAAACCTCACAGTAATGGAAGACGGCTTAATGGCAGCAGCCGATCTGGCTTATGACTTAGTCGATGTCGTCCAGTTCCAGGATATGCATTACCGGAGCGATATCGGCTCTGACTCATTACTGGCCGTCGATGACGACGAAATCCAGATAGAAGAAAACATATAA
- a CDS encoding prevent-host-death protein, whose translation MTEIRPLDDLKNVEKISELCHQSDEPIYITKDGYGDLVVMSKSSYDKKLARLELYEKIAKGEEDIEKGNLSNIDKAFEGLIK comes from the coding sequence ATGACTGAAATAAGACCTTTAGATGATCTGAAAAATGTAGAAAAAATTTCTGAATTATGCCATCAAAGTGATGAACCTATTTATATCACTAAAGATGGTTATGGGGATCTAGTTGTAATGAGTAAAAGCAGCTATGATAAAAAATTAGCAAGACTTGAATTATATGAAAAGATTGCTAAGGGTGAAGAAGATATAGAAAAGGGTAATTTATCTAACATTGATAAAGCCTTTGAAGGTTTAATTAAATAA
- a CDS encoding type II toxin-antitoxin system RelE/ParE family toxin, producing MVDNIFEIKITDEARHDLEKIYDYISLEFKNDIAAKKLIRKIRDSIIRLREFPYMSELLKDEILRKKGYRKIVIDNYIVIYKVNKDERLVIIVRIIYNRRQYQDLI from the coding sequence ATGGTCGATAATATATTTGAGATAAAAATCACTGATGAAGCCAGACATGATCTAGAAAAAATTTATGATTATATAAGCTTAGAATTTAAAAATGATATTGCTGCTAAGAAGTTAATTAGGAAAATTCGTGATTCTATAATTCGACTACGAGAATTTCCATATATGTCAGAACTATTAAAAGATGAAATACTGAGAAAAAAAGGATATAGAAAAATTGTTATTGATAATTATATTGTTATCTATAAAGTTAATAAAGATGAGAGATTAGTAATAATCGTTAGAATAATATATAATAGAAGGCAATATCAAGACTTAATTTAA